The DNA sequence ATTTTTATCCAAAATTGCCACGAGTATTTTATAACTTActatttcttcttattattttataaaaaaaattaattatattttaagtaataaagtgaataaataaataattttatatcaaccAGAAACCAAAAATTGAAGTATAGTTTCATGAGGAAatttggagaaaaaggaataatttgttaaattatttgttataaataaaaataaaattgattttcaaaatagaATAAGAAATAAGGGGAAAGTCgccaataaatattttgaaaaaaaatctaaatcttgcgttaaagtaaaattttaccttcctttcctttttaaacCAAAATTATCATTAGGATGTTTTTTACCTACTATTTATTCCGGTacttttattgataaattttaaattctatatCTTTTAGCTTATTAatggaaaaagataaattattttgtaaaaatctgaaagaaaaaagtgaggtATATTTACATGAAGAAATcgggagaaaaaggaaagagatgttaagttttatttgtaaataaaaaaattattttctataagagatataaaaataagggaattttaaaaaataataattagtaagaaaatctgaaataatagataatgtatttgaaatgaaattttcatttcaagTATCATATTATCACTTGAACTGAAAAttccaatgttttttttatccaaaattgTCACAAGTGTCTTATAAATTACTATTTATTCTTatgattttatagaaaaaaattaaattattgtctTAAGCCAATGAGTCTTGGATTCAAGACTTCAAACCTTGtcacatataaaatataattgatagaAGAAATGTATAAAATCTCGCTAAAGATGATAAATTAGATTTTCTAATAGACTTTAGTCATGTACAAAGCTAGTGAATATTTCAGCCAATAACATAATTACAATAAAagcttttaaattattttttatttaattaatgtgaataaataaataattttttgttcttctttcttatataataaattcaGGTATACGGTAGATGACACATAGAGTTTAGGAGACCAACGTAATTGGGATGCTATGCTCTATCTTGATGCTTAGCATatctttttccaaaaaaaaaaaaacagtttaaacaacaaaaaatgacaTATCTATCATGTAGAAATTAGGAGGAAaagtaaataaacaaatataaattaattattttttaaatgagaatAAGAAATAAGGgaaagttatataattttttttaaaaaaacatcaaataatagaatatttactttaaattaaaatttctatcattcttttttattcaaaattatcacTAGGATCTtactatttactttttattacaaTGCTTTTTATATATAGCAAACTTTTAAACcattttttatctaaatctcaaacaatataatattttctgtAAATGAAAAGTATACCTTCGtttcatattcaaaattatCACTAGAAtcgtattatttaatttttttcctattcttTTATAGCAAacttttgaattattatttttcactgaTTAATGTgaattatttttcaacaatctGAAAACATATATTTGAGGTATTTGTTCATGAAAAagttaagaagaaaaagaaatatattaaaaaaattaaaagagaatatgaaataattaaggGGAAGCTAcatattttttggaaaaaaaaaatctcaaataagaGAATATTTACCTTAAATGAGAACACCCACTAATTTCTATATTCTAAAATCACTTTGGCCACAATAGTTATCTACTACTAAGGCTTGTTCTTATGGGCTCAAAATCAACAAAGTAATTTTGAGATGGTTGGATCTCTTATTTAATGATGATATTCTCTTCTCCCAGCTTTTacatataaataacataataattcaACATTCCAACCCAATATatttagataattatattatatattatgtttcatttaatttttattactattattttttagtttattttatttctattatttttaatatactatcatatattatgctttatttattttattattatactaattatatttaattactagaatattttatttatatgcattatttattatgtttatatacTTTATCTCTATTATAAAATTCTTCTAAtacataattatgtttttttattattagtattagactagtatttaattatacaatttttttacttatatatagaGAATGGGCCAATCATATAGGCCCAATATCCATTAACCTAAAAAATCCTTATATGTTTCTCTTCATTCATCCCATTAGTTGTTACCTTTCTCCCCCTTTAAAAAGATGGTTACTCTTCAAATGGATTTGCAATTCAGAGgaagaaacaaatcaaaatgaagaatggTACATTAGAAACGTGATTTGCAATTAGGAAAGGGAAACCCTTtatcaaagagaagaaaagtgaTTCAGATAGAAGGAGACACAAATTCAAAAGGCATGAGCAGATTGAAGGAGATACAACCCTAAACCCACAAAATACGACCCAAACAAGACAAGTTTGACTACAAGTTAACTTGTGCCTCTCATTTTGACTCATAAGCTCAAATGATGAGCAAGTTCAATTgcgagtttgataaccatggcTGCCTCAGTTGTAGTGTGGATCTGGATCTTGACTTTAGTGGATCCAGATCTGGATCTTGATAACCAGGGCACCTGCTAAAGTTTCACCACATTTTAATTTCACAACAACAATTCTCCATGGAGGCAACATTGTTTCAAAGAGTCAATTGTGTACTATGAATTTCCCCTCTTTTATTCAACATCTTGTCTTTTTCATTTAGTTAATCTATGActgattgtttaattttttgttgtgttttggtTTTAGCAAATCTATTTGTGTTGATTggattgagatttattttggaGTGTGctgtttgtttttgtgttgatctGGTGTCTATTGCAGCACACGATGGAACAAAAATTGCAGGCAACAGTTGGTGCCTCAACAATGTCATGGATATGGATCTGCCTCTCCATTgctccctctcccttcactcGCTTTATCACATCTTGGTTTCGCAACTTCATTACACAATTCTCCATGGAGATAACATAATTTTGATAGGTAATCtatgtaatataaatttttccCTATAACTTTATTCCATGTCTATGCTTTTTTTGTATTGGTAATCTATTGCTTCTGAAtgattgtttaatttttgttgtgtttttactTCAACGGATCTTTTTGTGTTGACtttattagatttattttagTGTTGTTTGTTCTTGCCTTGATTTGGTGTCTATTGTGATACACGGTGGAACTGTGGTTATGGACAACCGCTGGTGCCTCAACGACAACATGCATCTAGATTTTTCCCTTCCTCAAACTTGCTAGGGTTTTCTTCCATATCATCTTGATTTCACAACTTCATTACACAATTTTGTATCAAGGTAACACTGTTTCGATAATTCAACTATGTACTCTAAATTTTACACTCTTTTATTCCacatctttttttgtttatgtaatatatttctttcaaatgattgttttatttttgttgtgttttaattttagtGGATGATCCTTTTTGTGTTGATtcgattgatatttttattggaatCTTGTTGTATTTTTGTGTGCTTCGGTTaggttttttgttttgcaaactGGCATGCATTACCTCAATTCTATTCAAAAccaatgtaaaaatttattacatagGTTCTAACAAaatggattttaaaaaattgacattttaCATCAATTAATTCTACATGATTCTACCACCAATTTAGATGCCccaaataacaaacaaaaaaaaggggggtttTGTAGTAATGTAACcctatgtatatataaatacttttaGAGCAAATTTAATGAGAGGGCATTTTAATgtgaggataaaaaaataaacattgatttttaaatttctcgTCATAAATGGTTTgcaataaattttatctttatcatgatATCTATTAACATTTTTAGTGGATTTTTTTAAGCAAGTAATATTTATTAGCTATATGAATGTATTTTTTACTGAGGAGCACCATTGTTTTTCTTGTGTTTAGTTTTTGGGGTGGGGATAATTGTACCAAACTCAAAttaacaaaaagataaatattactcacttaaaaaaaccatttagaaatattaatagataGATTTGGATTCTTGCATGCATGCATTCACACGATCATGAATATGAACCATTTGATTTCATCAGATAGTCATTATTTTAAAGGTGTTTTTGAAGTTGAATTTACTGAAATGATATATCAATCGTTAGATCTCTATCAGATGATTCTAATCGTCTAATTGTGTGAATATATGATTTCGTTGACTGTAGAGAATCCAAATCCATCTACACATAAAGAGAGAGACAGAGTTAAGTTGTTTCTCATATTTGTGGAAAAAAATTAACGTATAAAGTTTTCACACACCCTTACTTTATAGTGCTATGTATTGGATTTCTCTTAATACTAATTTTTGGCttataagaaaatgaaaccTTATTTTGAGATCTATGAACGAATTAGTATTTAATGACTTTAAACTTTCAAcaccttttaattattttcctagTTTAGTACACTTAATTGTAGTATAATTTTGAATAGTATTTTGTTGTATTGCACTACCTCacttaaaggaattaaatcatgTTGTCTAATGAGTAACTTTTATGTTTGACTTAATTCAGAATCTTTTGAAATGTTGagaaaaatactatatttttgttaaaatatttgccaaaatttatgtttcattttatGTTGAACTTGTTGATAATCGTATATGACATGCATCACattgtagataaaaaaaatgacatcatGTTTTAAATGTTGAGAATCACTCTAATTAATTTTACCATAGAAGATTTTAGGttgatttattgttttattaaacttttttttagtgttgtttgtttttgccTTGATCTGATGTTGATCCACTTTAGGGTTTTGTAGTGAAGACGCCATGTTGTTGCTTACACTACAATTGAGCATGGAAAGGAGTTAGACTAAGGACGACTAACAACCCGAGAGGTAGATTTGAGTTGTTCACTAAGTAGTGCAAGTTTTGTATCTTCCGTTCATCAAAAGAGATGACTTCAACTTCCATTATCTATGTTGGTCTAGCTTCACTATCATAGGTACGTATGTTTTCtttatcattgtttttttttctatacataTTTTTGTGAGTGATACCGCAATTTGAAATTGTTCAATTTACTTGAATATTATTTATGAACTCCTTGCATCAAATgctcttatttaaatttttttccaatCTTCTTTTATCTACAAGATTTGATTGTTTTATAACACAAATCTTGTAGACAAAAGAAGATggacaaaaaattaataccATTTGTTGCAGGgagtttataaataatattaaagtaaaTTGAGCAATTGCAACTTGTGGTATCACTCACAAAAAGatgtatagaaaaaaaaataatgatgaagAAGACATATGTATCCATGATAGTGAAGCTTGATCAACCTAGATAATGAAAGTTGAAGTCATCTCTTCCAATGAACAGAAGACACACAAAACTTCCACTGCTTACTTAATAATTGGAATCTATTGTTTGGAATTTTAAGGGATCttaataaaataccaataatcaTCGGATCCATGATAAGCAACGAAATTGATGAGTCTGAGGAACTGTTGGTTTTGTGTTCTTCCTCAACTAAAtcattattttccttttgtgACCTTAGGTTTCTCGTCAGATGGGGAGAAGAGAATACAATTTCTGATTTTGATGTTTTGGGGACCACAACCTTACTTTGGGTTTTAACTTGTTAGAGTTCTCATTATTCCCTAACGAGCCAAACTAATTTTTGCTTATCAAgcccatattaattttttatgatagttCAATAGGCTCAGCAAATTAGATTACTTTTATTGAGTccataaatgtaaataactaatataaatgataaatataatatgtagctcacactaattaattaattaggaaatataaaattcctaacatctACCTCTCAGGTTGCTAATTTTCCTTAGTCTAACTCATTTTTGTGCTCAATTGTAGTGTAAGCAACACAATGGTGCCTTCACAACAAAACCCTAAAGTGAACCTCTTTTAAACTAAAATCTTTTGTCCATTTCTCAAAGAACAGCCCACATCTACCTCTATTTAAACCTAAAATCTTATATGGTGAAATTAATTAGTGATTCTCAACATTTAAAATGTGATGTCATTTTTTCATTCGTAATGTgatttcatataaattattagCAAGTTCAACATAATGTGAAACATAAATTTTGACAAATATTTTAACTACTTTTCTCatttagacaaaaataaaatttagtgttaaataaatgtttgtcatactttttaaagaaaaatagtgttaaattaaataataaaacaataaactaTCTACacgtgtatttttttaataatattcttaaaaGTATCATgtactaaaaaatttataataactaaaagaTATTGTTCAATCAACTGAGTTAGACTCTTTTGATATATTCTTAAAagtctataaaaaatatttaaatagaacatttttaatttaacttttgaaTGGTTGTGGTTCATTATAggcttacatatattttttattcttaatatatgaattttgtgtttgatctttaataaatatttgcgttatcaaatatttaacgaTTACGTCATTACCTAACTAACGCCAAGAATATCTAAAATGAAACTTTTCACATACCAGGGAATagatatgaagaaaaaatttagTATGGATCAAACGTAAAATTCATGTATATATATCAGAAATCAAACACATGTTTATGCcatcattatattattaattttatgcattgatgttttttaaattaaatatgtaagtGATAAAAAAGGTATAATAGAAATATTACATAGTATGTACAATGATATAacctatttgttttaaattttccaTATaggttgaattattttattgatttttttaaaaaaagtaaaacaattaaaaatataaaattaagttttgattaaactatatatttataaatattcggATTTATTTAACTACCAAAtaggtttaaaattaattatttgaagatATTACATAGaagtataaataaatcaaatagattataaaataaaaaaatgtttaatttttatacataatgTAAATTCTTTTATCCTATCATTGATTAAAATTCACCCTAAAATGacttttaaattagttattacaaatttcaacaattttctattatataataatttataattgaatggtaataaaaaaatcttaatttttacaatatattTCACCTAGTAAAGGTTTAAAGGGCAAGACTAAGACTAATCTCTCAACAATTACAGAGTTTACAAAGAAAGCTTATATAAGATGGAAAAGAGTTATGTTTTGAGTAACAATACTAGGTCTTACAGCAATTCTAGCATTGAGGTTCTCAATTCATCTTCATTCTTGTATTTATAGGCATGTTAAGGATGTTTATTGTAAGACCGTTTAGATGAGATGAAAATGTAAATGTTGAggtatttattgtaaaattaaatacatttcaCCTACTAATTATCATTTTGACTAGATAAAATAACTCGTATTGAATCCATGCTACAAAgaacaaattttgttttggttCAATCAAGTGCTCTATTGTACATTTGTACTCTTCTTTTTAGTCAATGCACGCCTTTTGATTAGGGTTGttgacttttaatttaaataaacatattaattttattcttaataagaAACTCTCagctttttctttaaaataaattccataagttaaaattaaatcttcataagttaatttgtaaaaaCTTACTCATATTAGCTTCtccaaaatcttattttagtctcgtataaattaattttaacttatgaaaatgttatcttttttcttattttcttctctatgaatattcttagaaaaaattattcaaatagatcctaaatgtttttcaaattgtatatcacacacacaagatttagtttaaacaaaattatgcaggatatattaaaaataatttccacCCAAAAAAACCATTTTGCCTGAAAATAAGAGTTACCCAGCCTAACTATTTAATGGCGAGAACAAGTactaaatgcttttttttagatttaaatatatttttaatacctaataaatatttgatttttgtatttgttctctaataaatttttattgtgttgagttcctaataaaataaaatttttattttttattcttgatgttttaatttaatttatgataaattagaagattttatatttattttttaataaattaataaattttattttagtctgtattaataataaataagaaatatttgtcatagaacaaatataaaatttattaattttttaaagactaaaaataaatatcaatgatcaaaaataaaattgttgtttAAATAGAGACTCATtgctttattaaaaaacaaatacaaaatcaaaatatttaatagagataagaaaacatatatttaagtattttttatacagACCATATAAGTATTCGTTATAACAGACAATCATGTAATCAAAtagaaatgataaaattttcccTCTAACAACTGAATCGAATCACATAGCCACTTGCATGTCTTCATGATCGGGATGACTATTCAGGTCTATTTGTCCTGCACCAAGTTCATCCATTCTGTTGAGGCTTCCCTCATTCTCCAAGTTACTTGCAATTGCACCATCTCTTGATGCACCACCATTGGTGTCTCCCTCATCACTGTGATGAATCTGATCCTTTTGGGTAGCATCTGATTCGCGTTGCTTCTTACGCATCATAAGGGTCTTGAACCGGCGCCTCACGGTCATGCAGGCAAGGCAAGTGCATGTTGGCCTATGCCTCCCTTTTCCACTTGGGGGCTGAATGCACACAATACAAGTGCATCCAGAACGGTGCCTTGGATGCTTGGTTGTGGCACCAGCTGATGAATCAGTAGGGTCAATATGATCATCTAAGCCAACAGACTCGTGTTCTTGGATTGACTCAGGTTTTTCCATAATTCTTCGCTTTTTAGTATCTGAGGAAGATCATGCAGCcagaaaattcaataaatatttatctactAATTAGCAAGGACAAATAGAATATAGAAATTTAGTTAAATCGACTGGACTAGGGAATGAATTAAAAGCATTGAAAGGACTCAATTCAGGAAGCAAATTTTGCAGTCTGAACATGACATTTCTACCACCAAAGAATTACTTggtatgataataataataataataataaaaataaaaggcttGTTATTTTAATACCCACAAACATGTAGACCCCATACAACTTTGAAATCTAAATATAAACACCAAACATAGAATTTAACTAAGATATCAATCCACCCACCCCAATATAAACTTTAGGAATGTAAAAACTAGCATGTGCTTCCTACACTATGAGCATTGAATCAATTGTACTGAAGCATCAAACCCCAAAACCCCGTTGCGACAAACAAGACAATTTGTCAAATGCAGAGAATATGTAAAAAGTTACAGAGTAAGATCATCACCTTTGCTGGTTACAAGAATATTTTCCAACTCCCTCGAACTCATTTCCTCTGATGCAGAGCTCAAAGACCTGAAAAGCCATTGTTCGTAATAAGAACAGTAGACTATACATTTACTACCATCAAGGTctaaaaacacaaaacaaagtTCACCCGCTAGCACCCCAAACATTTGAAAtagaacaacaaaacaaaagagagaatTATTTCTATAAAATCTCTTTGATGAAAGAGTACTTCTTGATATCTCTCTGTCTTACATTTTCAGGTgctaagatgaaaaaaaatattgaatctaGTACTAGCTTGATGCCTATTTGTTTCTAAACCCATATTCAAATACTAGTACCTCCCACAATAGCTTTCAAGTAAACATGGAAATTCATCAACCCATAAATCCCCAACCTTAATCGCCTCAGATACCAACATTAATTTTCGCCACACAATCCAATGGAAACAATCTACTATACTTTCTTTAACATCGATTGCAAGAAAACTGAATAAAAATGGTCTCACAAAATTGAGTTATAGTGAAAATTTGGTCTTTAACTGAGCCTAATAGCACTGTcaatccatgtagccgacctcaTCAAGTTagataaggctttgttgtttTTTAAGTTGTATTTGATAGAGTCATATTTGATTCTATTAATATAGATGGAAACCAGAATGTCCAACAATTACCTTGGCAAACTATCATATTAGCAACTAAGGACGTTGCTGTATTTATCCTCTTAACTAACCTGGTCCACGAACAAAGAAAATTCCAATTTTCGTTCAACAGTAAAAATACATTTTGGTTCCTAATCACATTttgtaaaagaataaataaagtgCATTAcaaataaaagatcaaattttatcaaaaaaaattcacttcaaTATGGAGAATTTCAAGTTAGAAGACattaaaaactatataaattcCTCCTAGATACTACAATAAAAAGCGTTGTTTAACTGCTCTTTCAAATTACTTTTTAATCCATTTAAGTTGCAACAATGATAAAGTATCTATTACCTAAGAAATCtaggaaaaaattaataagagcAAATAATTTAAGGATAATAGTTTACATGTCACATACAACTAAAGCAGTGATTCTTAAGGATAAAAGGTTTACCAAGATTGCACTATGGTTTTACAGCTAAAGCAgagattataaatttattaaacagAAGCTGGGACATCAATGGATAAAATACATGGAttcagaaatgtataaacacCATCATCGTCTGTTTGGAAAAATTTGAAGGCAAGATCGAGCTACAAACAACAAATAGAACTGCTAGTACCCAATCAAGATTTTCTACTGAATCAAATACTAATATGATGCTAAATATGCAATGTATTTAATCTTACCCAGATGGGTGGTCATTGATTGTAGTTCCCTTTCCAAAAACCGGGGGTTCCTAAATAAAATGCTCCAAAGTCCACGCCATATCAGTCCATATTCTCCTTGAAATAGAAAACCAATATAATAGAAAGATGCACTATCATGACATTGTCACACTTACCTCAAATTCCTCAAATTCTTTGTCCTCAATTGTTTCAACACTTGGCTTGACACAAGGTGGTGGATGAAGCAAGTCTTGTGCTTCTTCCCACGTAACTCTCAACTCCATATCATTTTCAGTTTGTAGACAATTAGCAGTTTCGGTACTGAAACGCAAATGTTCTGAATATCTGTTTAAGTAAGGTTCGCCATTCCCTTTCGTTGTGCGGAGAAGATCAGGATAACTGTTTCCTGAGTGCAGATTTGCAGTTGCACCAGAAAAGGTTGCTTCCTTTGTTGCAAAATCATTGGAGTGAGAAAAAGTAGAGGCCTCCTGTTTCAATTATGATCATTTATCACATTTAcccaaagaagaaaataatatatagatgtATTATCTAAAGAAGAGGCAACATATAGTAAAATGGAAAATAATCTCACAACCTGTGTATCTATAGAATCTGATGCCCTTCTGGAACCCATAACAAATTTGCCTCCGGGATCTATCCGACTAAACATTACTGTAGCAAAAAAAGATCATATAAATCCATGATAACTTCAAATGTGCAATATATTAGTTGCCCCATGTATATATGCACTTAAACTACATAGTGCACAACAAATACTTTACAAGGGAAAAATTCTAATATTCTATAACAATCTGCCTATGTATGACTGTATGAGTATAAAACTCATGTACTTTAGATAACATTTTCACAAAAATCAGAatactaaataaattttaacaaatgataatgaaataAGTATGTGCATCAATTCATTGCCAAGATGGATGTATACCAGTATCACCAGCATTTAATTGCATGGCCTGCATGCAAGGGGTTACTCCCTCCAATACATACATTCTACTATTGTTATTAGGCCAAaatctgaactgaaatgtccaGTCATTTCCCTTCACATCTTTGAACTGCAAAGGAAGACCTTCTGACTGTGAAATAGGAGGAAAGTAAGCCTGAAATTCCGGTAAAAAATTGTCAGATTAAATGTGCTGCAATTACAGGGTGATGATATTTTTCTCTGataataagtaatttaaaaGAACTGCGTAAACATGTACACAAAAGGATTGagataaagattaaattaatagaGCCATACCTCAGCGCAAGATTTTGGGAGAACAAGTCGACCAATTCGACCTGCATCGCTGGCACTCAATACCTTCTCGAACAATGGCACTATAGTAGACTTCAAACTGTGATGATAACATCAAGGGAAACTAGTGATGAATCAAATTTATATCGAAGTATAATGTAGACGGTGAATAACAGGCCAAATCTACtcctatattataaattagaatacatAACTAGTAAGACTCTCTTAATTAGACATTTTCAatattctttctcttctctccttTGGAAGTGTATTTCACACACTACCCCTGCAGCAGCTAGTCAAAACGTTTCTTCTCAACCATCTCCAAAACTCAAACTaccatatttttatctttacttgcATACTTGATCTTCTTAACTATCTAACTATTTCAATCAACTCTCTTTTTATGTctatttctaatttaaatttctgtAGCTTTGTTTAAAAGAAATTGTCAATGGTTAAAAGTAACCGtcgatcacaatttaaattgttaattgtaaatct is a window from the Glycine max cultivar Williams 82 chromosome 2, Glycine_max_v4.0, whole genome shotgun sequence genome containing:
- the LOC100782543 gene encoding B3 domain-containing transcription repressor VAL1, whose amino-acid sequence is MEVEVCMNVSCKNGYAREWKKGWPLRSGGFARLCHKCGSAYENLIFCQKFHLHQTGWRECSFCNKTLHCGCIASSSMFEYLDYGGIGCVTCVKTSQLNLIRDTENTIGSVRSIKNNASDRHTEHMDSRLLVDGAGKGNLMQLRRHVEASESSRWQRAERDGIDSCIGPNRQDDRRFSNVMKLSGHSLTFTTLDNNRPTWETQTMHKSSSQNMSLGTSSGNSVLPSALDIAERRLEGKTSFCPFHQGQRLFSISKPLMDGIAINLEASKGVISQERVARPPANGKTKNLLLSRYWPRITDQELEKLSGDLKSTIVPLFEKVLSASDAGRIGRLVLPKSCAEAYFPPISQSEGLPLQFKDVKGNDWTFQFRFWPNNNSRMYVLEGVTPCMQAMQLNAGDTVMFSRIDPGGKFVMGSRRASDSIDTQEASTFSHSNDFATKEATFSGATANLHSGNSYPDLLRTTKGNGEPYLNRYSEHLRFSTETANCLQTENDMELRVTWEEAQDLLHPPPCVKPSVETIEDKEFEEFEEPPVFGKGTTINDHPSGSLSSASEEMSSRELENILVTSKDTKKRRIMEKPESIQEHESVGLDDHIDPTDSSAGATTKHPRHRSGCTCIVCIQPPSGKGRHRPTCTCLACMTVRRRFKTLMMRKKQRESDATQKDQIHHSDEGDTNGGASRDGAIASNLENEGSLNRMDELGAGQIDLNSHPDHEDMQVAM